The proteins below come from a single Flavobacterium lindanitolerans genomic window:
- a CDS encoding L,D-transpeptidase family protein gives MKKIIPILLLCCISIILVASCKKKDKDLSGVDVHEEENVIPFDSTQIAGFFTKYPDFKAFQPEIKELYKKHDYHYIWYDRGGLIEFAEALYDKVNQIKSEGVQSQLPYKQQINDIFYEAKEKGGPDLTSELLISSMYFFYAKNVLEGLDPKESKETGWYLPREKVSYVTYLDTLMKDPNLLKKHDSELLPLYYDLKKGLQKYTEIEEKGGWGTIEMEAGVKSLKPGDSSKTIAEVRKRLFISGDLSKDSGNSQYDDELLQALMSYKKRNSREMDNLITPDLIKHLNVPVQERIKAIVVNMERCRWISTDLTKGGEYIAVNIPSYRMRYFKDNKMRLESNVVVGKEMNKTIVFSGQMSYLVFSPYWNIPKSIIEKEIKPGMAKDKNYLANHNMEWNNGRVRQKPGNKNSLGLVKFMFPNSNNIYLHDSPAKSLFNKENRAFSHGCVRVQKARDLAVAILEDDKNWTPQKIDKAMHAGKENSYTLKKKIPVYIAYFTAFADENGMIGFFDDVYNRDARLASLLYKS, from the coding sequence ATGAAAAAGATAATTCCAATACTGTTACTCTGTTGCATATCTATTATTTTGGTTGCATCCTGCAAGAAGAAAGATAAAGACCTTTCAGGAGTTGATGTGCATGAAGAAGAAAACGTAATTCCTTTTGATAGTACCCAAATTGCAGGTTTCTTTACGAAATATCCTGATTTTAAAGCTTTTCAGCCGGAAATTAAGGAACTGTATAAGAAACATGATTACCATTACATTTGGTATGACCGTGGCGGACTGATTGAATTTGCAGAAGCGCTGTATGACAAGGTCAATCAGATTAAGTCAGAAGGAGTTCAGAGTCAACTGCCTTATAAGCAACAAATCAATGACATATTTTATGAGGCAAAAGAAAAAGGCGGGCCGGATTTGACTTCGGAACTGCTTATTTCATCAATGTATTTTTTCTATGCCAAGAATGTGCTGGAGGGATTAGATCCTAAAGAGAGTAAAGAAACCGGCTGGTATTTGCCTCGTGAAAAAGTTTCTTATGTTACCTATCTGGATACATTAATGAAAGACCCGAATCTTCTGAAAAAACACGATTCCGAGTTGCTGCCATTGTATTATGATTTGAAAAAAGGATTGCAAAAATATACTGAAATAGAAGAAAAAGGCGGTTGGGGTACAATTGAAATGGAAGCGGGTGTCAAGTCGCTTAAACCCGGAGACAGCTCCAAAACAATTGCGGAAGTCAGAAAAAGACTTTTTATTTCGGGCGATTTGAGTAAGGATTCCGGAAATAGCCAATACGACGATGAACTATTGCAGGCTTTGATGAGCTACAAAAAAAGAAATTCCCGTGAAATGGACAACCTGATTACGCCGGATTTGATAAAGCACCTGAATGTTCCCGTACAGGAAAGAATTAAGGCAATTGTAGTGAATATGGAGCGTTGCCGCTGGATTTCTACAGACCTAACGAAAGGAGGTGAATATATTGCGGTTAATATTCCTTCGTATAGGATGAGGTATTTTAAAGACAATAAAATGAGATTGGAATCTAATGTGGTAGTAGGAAAAGAAATGAATAAGACTATTGTCTTTAGCGGGCAGATGAGCTATCTCGTTTTTAGCCCCTACTGGAATATCCCGAAAAGCATTATCGAAAAAGAGATAAAGCCTGGAATGGCAAAAGACAAAAATTATTTGGCAAACCATAATATGGAATGGAACAATGGAAGAGTTCGCCAGAAACCGGGTAATAAAAACTCACTCGGACTCGTGAAATTCATGTTTCCTAATTCCAATAACATCTACCTCCATGACAGTCCGGCCAAAAGCCTTTTTAATAAAGAAAACAGGGCATTTAGCCATGGATGTGTTCGCGTGCAAAAAGCGAGAGATTTGGCGGTGGCCATTTTGGAAGATGATAAAAACTGGACACCCCAAAAAATAGATAAGGCAATGCATGCCGGAAAAGAAAACAGTTATACGCTCAAGAAAAAAATTCCGGTTTATATTGCTTATTTTACCGCATTCGCAGATGAAAATGGCATGATTGGTTTTTTTGATGATGTTTACAACAGAGACGCGAGGCTGGCTTCATTGCTTTATAAGTCATGA
- a CDS encoding response regulator, whose translation MKKQNLAIALLDDDQEEHLLFKEVADDFSEIKSVLSFAKGKEMLDYLGGKDKNVIPDILFLDLNMPILSGLDCLIEIRKKEEYKNLPIVIYSTSSSEKDKEVTYRNGANLYVNKPIEFSDMKKIFMEVLKINWKERSGAFNFQNFFLSV comes from the coding sequence ATGAAAAAACAAAATTTAGCCATTGCCCTTTTGGACGATGACCAGGAAGAGCACCTGCTTTTTAAAGAAGTAGCCGATGATTTCAGTGAAATAAAGTCAGTGCTTTCTTTTGCCAAAGGAAAAGAAATGCTGGATTATCTCGGTGGTAAAGATAAAAATGTCATTCCCGACATCCTGTTTTTAGACCTTAACATGCCCATACTCTCAGGACTGGATTGCCTTATTGAAATCCGAAAAAAAGAAGAGTATAAAAACCTTCCCATTGTTATCTATTCTACCTCTTCTTCAGAAAAAGATAAAGAAGTGACCTATCGGAATGGAGCCAATCTCTATGTCAACAAACCGATTGAGTTTTCGGATATGAAAAAAATCTTTATGGAAGTCCTGAAAATCAATTGGAAAGAACGCTCCGGAGCATTCAATTTCCAGAATTTTTTTCTCTCTGTTTAG
- the dusB gene encoding tRNA dihydrouridine synthase DusB — MVKIGKIELPDFPLLLAPMEDVSDPPFRRLCKLHGADLMYSEFISSEGLIRDAIKSRQKLDIFDYERPVGIQIFGGDEEAMALSAKIVETVRPDLVDINFGCPVKKVVCKGAGAGVLKDVDLMVRLTKAVIKSTSLPVTVKTRLGWDENSINIDEVAERLQDVGVQALTVHARTRAQMYKGHSDWTHIERIKNNPRITMPIFGNGDIDSPEKALEYKNRFGLDGMMIGRAAIGYPWIFNEIKHYFKTGEKLPQPTMEDRVEAARNHLTWSMDWKGERVGIVEMRRHYTNYFKGIAGFKEYKQRLVTTDDADGLFKTLDEIQEVFGGYQFV; from the coding sequence ATGGTCAAGATTGGCAAAATAGAATTACCTGATTTTCCTCTGTTGTTGGCACCTATGGAAGACGTGAGCGACCCTCCGTTTCGCCGTTTGTGTAAGCTGCATGGAGCAGACCTGATGTACAGTGAATTTATTTCGTCAGAAGGTTTGATTCGTGATGCTATCAAAAGCCGTCAAAAACTGGATATTTTTGATTACGAAAGACCGGTAGGCATTCAGATTTTTGGAGGTGATGAGGAAGCAATGGCACTTTCTGCAAAAATAGTAGAAACTGTCCGTCCGGATTTGGTTGATATTAATTTTGGATGTCCTGTCAAAAAAGTGGTATGTAAAGGAGCCGGTGCCGGAGTGTTGAAAGATGTAGATTTGATGGTGCGCCTGACAAAGGCCGTGATTAAAAGCACCAGTCTTCCCGTAACGGTAAAAACAAGGTTAGGTTGGGATGAAAATTCAATCAATATTGACGAGGTTGCAGAAAGATTACAGGATGTTGGAGTACAGGCCCTGACAGTTCATGCCCGAACAAGAGCCCAGATGTATAAAGGGCATTCCGACTGGACACATATTGAGCGAATCAAAAACAATCCAAGAATTACGATGCCCATTTTTGGGAATGGAGATATCGATTCTCCGGAAAAAGCTTTGGAATATAAGAATAGGTTTGGATTGGATGGTATGATGATAGGCCGGGCTGCGATTGGATACCCTTGGATTTTTAACGAAATCAAACATTACTTTAAAACGGGTGAAAAATTACCACAGCCTACAATGGAAGATAGGGTTGAAGCGGCAAGAAATCACCTGACCTGGTCCATGGACTGGAAAGGCGAGCGTGTCGGTATTGTTGAAATGAGAAGACACTATACTAATTATTTCAAAGGCATAGCCGGATTTAAAGAATATAAGCAAAGGCTAGTAACAACAGATGATGCTGATGGTCTTTTCAAAACATTGGATGAAATCCAGGAAGTTTTTGGAGGCTATCAATTTGTATAA
- a CDS encoding S24 family peptidase → MFDLKRATLGAYEEGRSNPKMDTVIKIANHFSIDIEDLLTKELTVNRLLKFNETITTSPAVPKKVKTEGIPCVMEGMKSDYLLALTNRKEINLPQLTIPTVSPENKTAFVLTDNSMAGISGLFLPKDIIVGEKITIQQPLADGSLVVVATKEYILFRKIYFSNGRIILKANNSEFKDIEVSTEDVLLTWKVLHIFQHTLPQENTLEQRVAILESALALLNKNN, encoded by the coding sequence ATGTTTGATTTAAAGAGGGCCACGCTTGGTGCTTATGAAGAAGGCAGAAGTAACCCTAAAATGGATACTGTGATAAAAATTGCTAATCATTTTAGCATTGATATTGAAGATTTGCTCACAAAAGAACTTACAGTAAACCGTCTGCTAAAATTCAACGAAACTATTACCACAAGTCCGGCCGTACCTAAAAAAGTAAAAACAGAAGGGATACCTTGCGTGATGGAAGGAATGAAATCAGATTATTTATTAGCTCTGACGAATAGGAAAGAAATCAACCTCCCTCAACTAACAATTCCAACAGTAAGCCCTGAAAACAAAACCGCTTTTGTATTAACGGATAATTCCATGGCCGGCATATCGGGCCTGTTTCTTCCAAAAGATATTATTGTTGGCGAGAAGATAACCATCCAGCAGCCTTTAGCTGACGGCAGCCTTGTTGTTGTGGCCACAAAAGAATACATCCTTTTTAGAAAAATCTATTTCAGTAACGGCAGGATAATTTTAAAAGCCAATAATTCAGAATTTAAGGATATTGAAGTAAGCACAGAAGATGTTCTCTTAACCTGGAAGGTTTTACACATTTTTCAGCATACCCTGCCGCAAGAAAATACTTTGGAACAGCGCGTTGCAATTTTAGAAAGCGCTCTGGCATTATTAAACAAAAACAATTAA
- a CDS encoding YbjN domain-containing protein: MKDYFNVIKGYLTELELEIKYENSADSIFIVSSEQEGVVNLIICVAYPIVIFEQFLFEIKTDSPLVYKALLQKNRDIIHGAFVLDHTGQKVIFRDSLQLENLDLNEFGATLNSLSLLLSEYSEQIINFSKR; encoded by the coding sequence ATGAAAGATTATTTTAATGTAATAAAAGGGTACTTGACTGAACTCGAGCTTGAAATAAAATATGAGAATAGCGCAGATAGTATTTTCATTGTAAGTAGCGAGCAGGAAGGTGTTGTAAATCTTATTATTTGTGTAGCCTATCCTATAGTGATATTTGAGCAGTTTCTGTTCGAAATCAAAACAGATTCGCCTTTAGTTTATAAGGCCCTGTTACAGAAAAACAGGGATATTATTCACGGTGCATTTGTTTTGGATCATACAGGTCAGAAAGTTATTTTCAGAGATTCGCTGCAATTGGAAAATTTAGATTTAAATGAATTTGGTGCTACTTTAAATTCGTTGAGCCTGTTGCTTAGCGAATATTCGGAGCAGATTATTAACTTTTCAAAAAGATAG
- a CDS encoding PspA/IM30 family protein encodes MKFLRRLLKIGQAEVHHAIDNMEDPIKMTEQGIRDMKEDLDKALEALAQVKAMSIRAKKEVDEYEDKAEDYNEKAMLILKKAQTGGIEPGEADRLATEALVKKEEAVGLKNQAIADKEKFDQNVLQMEANVQTIKQNISKWENELKILRSRVKVADATKSLNKQMAKIDSNGTIALLERMKEKVHQEEALAEAYGEIANSSKSIDEEINRVVDVKKSKAHNELEKLKEQLGISDPKD; translated from the coding sequence ATGAAATTTCTTAGACGACTTTTAAAAATAGGGCAGGCTGAAGTGCACCATGCTATTGACAATATGGAAGACCCTATAAAAATGACAGAGCAGGGAATAAGAGATATGAAAGAGGATCTTGACAAGGCACTTGAAGCCCTGGCTCAGGTAAAGGCGATGAGTATCCGTGCCAAAAAAGAAGTGGATGAGTATGAAGATAAAGCAGAAGACTACAATGAAAAAGCGATGCTTATCTTAAAAAAGGCACAGACCGGAGGGATTGAACCAGGCGAAGCTGATAGGTTGGCGACAGAAGCACTCGTGAAAAAAGAGGAAGCCGTTGGTTTGAAAAATCAGGCTATTGCCGATAAGGAAAAATTTGACCAGAATGTATTGCAAATGGAGGCAAACGTTCAGACCATCAAGCAAAACATCAGTAAATGGGAGAATGAACTTAAAATATTGCGTTCCCGCGTGAAGGTGGCTGATGCAACCAAGAGCCTTAACAAGCAAATGGCAAAAATAGACAGCAACGGAACGATAGCGTTGTTGGAAAGGATGAAAGAAAAAGTGCATCAGGAGGAGGCATTGGCAGAAGCTTATGGTGAAATTGCCAATTCTTCAAAATCTATTGATGAAGAAATCAACAGGGTGGTGGATGTTAAAAAGTCAAAAGCCCATAATGAGTTGGAAAAACTGAAGGAACAACTTGGTATAAGTGATCCTAAAGACTAA
- a CDS encoding OB-fold-containig protein, protein MKELIEISFSPVNAFFSIMSIIMVVYWLLVIIAGIDPDLFSIDFDSADIESNFDHDVSGSEHAHEGNGFMKVLEYFNFDELPLMFILTIIFFSMWLVGVNVTYYLGIESTLIGFLLLIPNFILSLFVVKIFSKPLGYVYKQLNHKGEPEIDFLGRRCSVTSAVTEQKTGQIELIVNGDPMKLYARSNTDEKLVAGDQAVIVGESNDKKYYLIEKFDY, encoded by the coding sequence ATGAAGGAGCTTATAGAAATTTCTTTTTCGCCGGTCAATGCTTTTTTTAGTATCATGTCTATTATCATGGTCGTGTATTGGCTGCTTGTTATCATAGCCGGTATTGATCCTGATTTGTTCAGTATTGATTTTGACTCCGCAGACATAGAGAGCAATTTTGACCATGATGTTTCAGGTAGTGAACACGCTCATGAAGGAAACGGTTTTATGAAGGTACTGGAGTATTTTAACTTCGATGAGCTTCCTCTCATGTTTATCCTTACTATTATTTTCTTTAGTATGTGGCTGGTAGGAGTGAATGTAACTTATTATCTGGGTATAGAAAGTACGCTGATTGGTTTCTTATTGCTTATACCCAACTTCATTCTGAGTCTTTTTGTAGTAAAGATTTTTAGCAAGCCACTTGGCTATGTCTACAAGCAATTGAATCACAAAGGAGAACCCGAAATAGATTTTTTGGGAAGAAGATGTAGTGTGACTTCTGCAGTTACAGAACAAAAAACAGGGCAGATAGAACTCATAGTAAATGGTGACCCAATGAAGCTTTATGCCAGAAGTAATACTGATGAGAAATTAGTAGCTGGCGACCAGGCTGTTATTGTGGGTGAAAGCAACGATAAAAAATATTATCTCATTGAAAAATTTGACTATTAA
- a CDS encoding flotillin family protein, producing the protein MIAIIIVVIGLLVWVISMYKKIIQGKVIVRTGAGGTKVFYNAGLVVPVLHKMEIMDISVKKLDVERTGVNGLICKDNIRADIKVTFFIKINKSTADIINVAQTIGCERASEIDVLRNLFDAKFSEALKTVGKKFDFVELYEARSEFREEIIAIIGTDLNGYVLDDCAIDDLEQTPLSQLKADNILDSEGIKKITELTAAQNIKANLIRRDEEKTIRKQDVEAKEAILALDRQLAEKEEQQKREIANIKAREEAEIVKVSEEERLKAETARINTTEKVMVAEENKDRLIIVAAKNKQRTEAVETERVEKDRALEQTERERIVTLAQIEKEKAVEVERKNIQNVIRDRVVLEKGVVQEQENMKDIEAFKEADRQKKVAVTLAEKESEELYIKRLKAAEAEKEAAKQKAEEINIEAAARMAASEKEAEARKILAEAKAKEDATLGLSEAQVMHAKADANERQGIVDAVVIEKKALAEAAGIKAKAEAEKQLGVSEAEVIKEKALAEASGIEEKAEAMKKLDGVGKDHEEFKLRLNKELQVDLAHIHIQKDIADAQANVLAEALRSAKIDIVGGETMFFDQIVGQITKAKGFDRLVNGSENITEIKEAILGNDSEGGENLLERIKGFADKYGITSEDIKNLTVAGLLVELQKRSNDEGEKGLFSNLMDMAKNLGLSGKKLG; encoded by the coding sequence ATGATTGCCATAATAATAGTAGTTATAGGGCTGCTGGTATGGGTCATTTCAATGTACAAAAAAATTATCCAGGGAAAAGTAATTGTACGCACCGGTGCAGGTGGTACAAAAGTTTTCTATAATGCAGGACTTGTAGTGCCTGTGTTGCATAAAATGGAGATAATGGATATCTCGGTTAAAAAACTTGACGTAGAAAGAACAGGTGTTAACGGACTTATCTGTAAAGACAATATAAGGGCAGACATTAAGGTAACCTTTTTCATAAAAATCAATAAATCTACAGCAGATATTATTAACGTCGCTCAAACGATTGGTTGTGAGCGTGCTTCGGAAATTGACGTATTGAGAAATCTTTTTGATGCCAAATTTTCAGAAGCCTTAAAAACGGTTGGTAAAAAATTCGATTTTGTAGAACTGTACGAAGCCAGAAGTGAATTCAGGGAAGAAATCATTGCGATTATTGGTACAGACCTAAACGGTTATGTACTGGATGATTGCGCCATCGACGATTTGGAGCAAACGCCGCTTTCGCAACTGAAGGCCGATAATATTCTTGATTCTGAAGGTATTAAAAAAATTACGGAACTTACTGCTGCACAAAACATTAAAGCGAACCTGATACGCAGGGATGAGGAAAAAACCATCCGCAAGCAGGATGTTGAAGCCAAAGAAGCCATATTGGCGTTAGACCGTCAGTTAGCTGAAAAGGAAGAACAGCAAAAAAGAGAAATTGCCAATATCAAGGCTCGTGAAGAAGCCGAGATTGTAAAAGTGTCTGAAGAAGAAAGGCTTAAGGCAGAAACAGCCCGTATAAACACTACAGAAAAAGTAATGGTTGCTGAAGAAAATAAGGACAGGCTTATTATTGTTGCGGCTAAAAACAAACAGCGTACAGAAGCTGTCGAAACTGAAAGAGTAGAGAAAGACCGTGCTCTTGAGCAAACGGAAAGAGAACGTATCGTTACACTGGCTCAAATTGAAAAAGAAAAGGCGGTCGAAGTGGAACGTAAAAACATTCAGAACGTTATTCGCGACAGAGTAGTACTTGAAAAAGGAGTAGTTCAGGAACAGGAAAATATGAAAGATATTGAAGCTTTCAAAGAAGCTGACAGACAGAAAAAAGTAGCAGTTACTCTTGCTGAAAAAGAGAGTGAAGAACTTTACATCAAAAGACTGAAAGCTGCTGAGGCTGAAAAAGAAGCTGCAAAACAAAAAGCAGAAGAAATAAACATTGAAGCGGCTGCAAGAATGGCTGCCAGCGAAAAAGAAGCGGAGGCCAGAAAAATCTTAGCAGAAGCAAAAGCTAAAGAAGATGCTACATTAGGATTGTCTGAAGCTCAGGTAATGCATGCTAAAGCAGATGCAAACGAAAGACAGGGTATTGTAGATGCTGTGGTTATTGAGAAGAAGGCATTGGCTGAAGCTGCAGGTATTAAAGCTAAAGCCGAAGCCGAAAAACAATTGGGTGTGTCTGAGGCTGAGGTTATCAAAGAAAAAGCACTTGCTGAAGCTAGCGGTATCGAGGAAAAAGCCGAGGCTATGAAAAAACTTGACGGTGTTGGTAAGGACCACGAAGAGTTCAAACTTCGCCTTAATAAGGAACTGCAGGTTGACCTTGCCCATATCCATATACAGAAAGATATTGCAGATGCTCAGGCAAATGTATTGGCAGAAGCGCTTAGGTCGGCTAAGATTGATATTGTGGGTGGTGAAACCATGTTCTTTGACCAGATTGTGGGTCAGATTACCAAAGCTAAAGGTTTCGACAGACTTGTAAATGGAAGTGAAAACATTACTGAAATTAAAGAAGCCATATTAGGTAATGATAGTGAAGGTGGAGAAAATCTGTTGGAAAGAATAAAAGGTTTTGCGGATAAATATGGCATAACGTCCGAAGACATCAAGAATCTTACGGTAGCCGGATTGCTGGTCGAACTGCAAAAACGAAGCAATGACGAAGGAGAGAAAGGACTTTTCTCTAACCTGATGGACATGGCAAAAAATCTGGGCCTATCCGGTAAAAAATTAGGATAA